Genomic DNA from Paracoccus aminophilus JCM 7686:
ACCACCCTTAGCGTGGGCAGAGCCTCGTCTGAGGGTCTGCCGCGACATATTCCTTGGCGGAGATCTTCTGGATCTGCAGCGAATGCTTCCAATCGGCATTCCAGCGCTCCAGCACGCCATTGCGGTAATAGCTCCCCATGATGTCATCGACGCCCGGCGGAATGATCGTCGTGTTCGGGATGCGTGGTGCGTGGAAACCCACGGTCGCGTCGGGGGCGAGGCAGGCATTGGGCATGGTGATGAAGAGCGTGCAAGCCGAGCCGCAATAACCCCGGACCTCGACCGGCACGCCCGATTGCTCGAGCTGGCGGCGGCGCTGAATGGTCTGGACGACATTGCCGCCACGGTTGTTCAAGATCACCACCGGCTCGCCCGAGGCCCCGGGCTGAAGCGGCGGCTGGCCGACCAGATCATTGGCCGGGGAGTTCTTGAGGGACTCGATGGTGCTGACGCAGCCAGCCAGCGTCAGAACGGCGGCAAGGCCGAGAAGGTGAAGGGAAGGCATTCAGGTCATCGTGTCCTCAGAGGGTCTTGGCCTCTAGAATGCCGCGCCCCTCGCAGGTTGAAAAGCCACGATGGCGTGCGTGACGCTGTGCTTTACGTCAAGTGATCTTGCGCTTCGGCCCTCCGGCGCTATATGCGCGGACATGAGCGCCAATCCCTCGAATCTGAACCCGCCGAATCTCCGCCCCGATCTCGCGAAAGCCGCCGTCCCAGACGAGCGTCGCGCGGGCCAGCCGACGATTGGCATGGTCTCGCTCGGCTGCCCCAAGGCGCTGGTCGACAGCGAGCGCATCCTGACGCGTCTGCGCGCCGAAGGCTATGCGATCAGTCCGGATTATACCGGCGCCGATGCGGTCATCGTGAACACCTGCGGCTTCCTTGACAGCGCCAAGGCCGAAAGCCTCGAGGCGATTGGCGAGGCTCTGGCCGAGAACGGCAAGGTCATCGTCACCGGCTGTCTGGGCGCCGAGCCCGAATTCATCACCGGCGCGCATCCCTCGGTTCTGGCGGTCACCGGGCCCCAGCAATACGAGCAGGTTCTGGACGCCGTTCACGGCGCCGTGCCGCCGTCGCCCGATCCGTTCATCGACTTGCTGCCCGCCTCGGGCGTCAAGCTGACGCCGCGCCATTACAGCTATCTGAAGATTTCGGAAGGCTGCAATCACGCGTGCAAGTTCTGCATCATCCCCGATATGCGCGGCAAGCTGGTCAGCCGCCCGGCCCATGCGGTCGTGCGCGAGGCCGAAAAGCTGGTCGCCGCTGGGGTCAAGGAACTGCTGGTCATCAGCCAGGATACCTCGGCTTACGGGCTCGACCGCAAATATGCCGAAGAGCGCGGCCACCGTGCCCATATCACCGATCTCGCCCGCGATCTCGGCTCGCTCGGCGCTTGGGTGCGGCTGCATTACGTTTATCCCTATCCGCATGTGCGCGATCTGATCCCGCTGATGGCGGATGGGCTGATCCTGCCTTACCTCGACATTCCCTTCCAGCACGCGCACCGCGATGTGTTGAAGCGGATGGCGCGGCCTGCGGCTTCGGCGAAAACCTTGGACGAAATCGCCGCTTGGCGCGATGTTTGCCCGGACATCACGCTGCGCTCGACCTTCATCGTCGGCTACCCCGGCGAGACCGAGGCCGAGTTCCAATATCTGCTCGATTGGCTGGACGAGGCACAGCTCGATCGCGTCGGCTGCTTCCAATATGAAAACGTCAAAGGCGCGCGCGCGAACTTGCTGCCCGATCACGTCCCGGACGAGGTCAAACAGGAACGTTTCGAGCGGTTCATGGAAAAGGCTCAGGCGATTTCCGAGGCGAAGCTTGCCGCCAAGGTCGGCTCGCGCATCGAGGTGATCGTGGACAGCGTGGACGAAGAGGGTGCAACCTGCCGCACCAAGGCTGATGCGCCCGAAATCGACGGCAACCTCTTTATCGATGAGGGTTTCGAGCAGCTTTCGCCCGGCGATATCGTCTCGGTGACGGTGGACGAGGCTGGGGAATACGATCTCTGGGGCACGCTTTAAGCGCGCCGTCCCCAAGCGGACAGATCCGCACTGCCAGATCACAAAGGCGAGCCCGAGGGCTCGCCTTTCGCATGTTTCGCCTGCAAAGATCGCGGCTTTACTCGCAGGTCGAGAGGATCTTCATCACCTCTTCGGTCTGTTTGCGGAAGCGGTCCATGACCTGTTTGCGGTTCGCGGTCAGCATGGCGCGGCTGCTGTCGAGGCCAGATTTGATCTCAAGCCGCCGGTTGAAGACGCCCTCGATTTCGCGGTTATAGGCCGAGGTGGCCTTCACCACCCCCGCGACGCCGCTTGCCGCATTCAGCTTGATCTTGTCGGCACCCGGGCTGGCCGCCATCGTATCGGCGGTGCGCTGGACCATGCCCGCAAGCCCCTCGATCCCTGCCTCGGTCGTGCGTGCCGTGGCCGAGGGGGTGCCCTGCGCGGCAATGATATTGTCGAGATTGCTCCATCCGGTCAAAGCGAGATCGGCGGTGCCCTTGGCATAGGCCCCGCCCGCGCCGCTGGTCTTGGTATGGGTCACCGCGCGGCTGGCGGCGGTGCGCAGGGCATCCTTGACCGAGCCGCCGTTTTGCAAAACGCTGGCCGCCGCCAGATAGGTGTCGCTCGCGGTCTGGGTGCCATCGGCGATGGTGCGGCCGAGCTCTGCCTGAGGCTGGCCGGTCGCGCTCATCAGGCTGGCCGCCATGTCGAGGCTGGCGAGCGCGGTCTTGTGGATGAAATCGACCGCCAGCCACCAGCGGCCCTCGCGGTCGAGGCTGTCGAGCTCCATCATGCTCTTGCGATATTCGGTTTCCGCAGCGGCGCTCAGGCGGCGGATGTTGTCGAGCCGGGTGCGCGCATCCGTGCACATCTGCGGCGGGACGATGCGATGCTGACGCTCGGCCTCGCTCAGATTGATCGGCCGTTTGGTGGTCATGGCGGCGGCGGGCTGAGCGGTCGTGCCGCGGGTTGGCGCTGAACTCGACATCAACAACTCCCTGAGAGCGGTCCTTCACAAAGGCCGCTGGATTTTAGGACTGAATGCAGACAAATTAGTCGTTACTTTCAGGCCTGTCCACGGTCTCGATCACGAGCCATAGGTATTTGATGGAACGGGCTCTTTTCCACAGCCGGGCTCTGGCCTAGACAGGGACAAACCACCCAGCCGGGGACATGCGATGAAATGGGATGCCGAGGGCAAGCCGAAGAAGCCGACCATCATCGGCATCGGGGCGCAAAAAGCCGGGACGACCTGGCTCAGCCAGATGCTCGGGCAGCATCCGGGGGTCTGGGCGCCGCCGCTCAAGGAAATCCAGTATTTCAACTATCTGCATAATCCCGAGCACCGCGACTGGCTGCCCTGGCATTTCCGGCGCGGCAAAGCCAATATCGAGAAACGCTATGCGACCCGGGGCGAAGAGATGCCGGGCGTGGTCAGCCAGTATCTTTCGCGGATCACCCGCGACCCGATGTTCACCCGCCATTGGTACAAGCAGGTCTTCGCGCCCGCGCCCGAAGGGACGCAGCCGATGGATGTCACCCCGGAATATTCGACCCTGCCGGAAGACGGGGTTGCCGAGGTTGCGAAATTCCTGCCCGAGGCGCGCTTCATCTATATCATCCGCCATCCCGTCGATCGCGCGATTTCACAGATGAAGATGAACATCACCCGGGCCGGGCGAAAGCCCGCCTCGCTTGAGGATTGGCTGCGCGAGATCGAGGATCCGGTTCTCGCCGATCGCGGGGATTACCAAAGCTATCTGCCGCGCTGGACCGCCCATTTCGGCCCTGACCGCCTGCTCGTGCTGCCCTTCGGCATGATCGAGAAAGCGCCCTTGGAGTTCATGCGCCGGATCGAGGCCTTTCTGGGCCTGCCCGAGTTCTCTTATCAAGGTCTGCGCAGCAAGGTCTTCGCCGCCAAGACCGGGCTTTCGGTCCCCGATGCCGCCCGCGCCCGGCTGCGCGCGCAGTTCGAGCCGCAGTTCGCCTTTCTTGAGGAAACCTTCGGCCAGGATTTCATGGCGCGCATCCGCTAGGGGCTCCGCCCGAGGTCACGCTTCCCCTTTGATGCGCTTTCGCCTACATAGCGGGGCAAGTTTATTCAAAGGGGAAAGATCATGGCCTCCTACCAGTTTGTTTATCACATGGACGGAGTGTCCAAGGCCTATGCCGGCGGAAAGAAGGTCTTCGAGAACATCCGGCTGAACTTCCTGCCGGGCGTGAAGATCGGTGTGGTCGGCGTCAACGGCGCCGGTAAATCGTCGCTTCTGCGCATCATGGCCGGGATCGACAAGGATTTCACCGGCGAGGCTTGGGCCGCGAAAGGTGCAACCGTCGGCTATCTGCCGCAGGAACCGGCGCTCGACCCGCAGCTCAATGTGCGCGGCAACGTCATGGAAGGCGTCAAGGCCAAGCAGGCCAAGCTCGACCGCTATAACGAGCTTGCCATGAACTACTCGGACGAGACCGCCGACGAGATGGCGAAGCTGCAAGACGAGATCGATGCCGAGAACCTCTGGGATCTTGACAGCCAGATCGACATTGCGATGGAAGCCCTGCGCTGCCCGCCCGATGATGCCGATGTCGAAAGCCTCTCGGGTGGTGAGCGCCGCCGCGTCGCTTTGTGCAAACTGCTGCTCGAACAACCCGACATGCTGCTTCTCGACGAACCGACCAACCACCTTGACGCCGAGACCATCGCCTGGCTGCAAAAGCACCTGATCGAATATCCCGGCACGATCCTGACCGTCACGCACGACCGCTATTTCCTCGACGATATCACCAGCTGGATTCTCGAGTTGGACCGTGGTCGCGGCATCCCCTACGAGGGCAATTACTCGGCATGGCTGGAGCAGAAAGCCAAGCGGCTCGCGCAGGAATCGCGTGAGGACAAGGCCAAGCAAAAGACCCTTGAGCGCGAGCTCGAGTGGATCCGCGCCGGTGCGAAAGCCCGTCAGGCCAAGCAAAAAGCCCGGATCAACGCCTATAACGAGATGGCCGGTCAGTCCGAGCGCGAAAAGCTCGCCAATGCGCAGATCATCATTCCGAACGGCGAACGCCTTGGGAATAAGGTGATCGAGGTCGAGGGTCTGAAAAAGGCCATGGGCGACAAGCTTCTGATCGAGAACCTGACCTTCAGCCTGCCGCCGGGCGGCATTGTCGGCGTCATCGGTCCGAACGGCGCCGGTAAATCGACGCTGTTCAAGATGCTGACCGGCAATGAGGCACCCGATGAGGGCACGATCTCTTATGGCGATACGGTGCAGTTTTCCTATGTCGACCAGTCGCGCGATGCGCTGGATGCGAATAAAACCGTCTGGGAGGAAATCTCCGGCGGGGCAGAGCTGATCGATCTCGGTGACGCTCAGGTCAACAGCCGCGCCTATTGCTCGTCCTTCAACTTCAAGGGCGGCGATCAGCAGAAGAAAGTCGGTCTGCTGTCGGGCGGTGAACGCAACCGCGTCCATATGGCGAAACTGCTGAAAGCCGGTGGCAACGTCCTGCTGCTCGACGAACCGACCAACGATTTGGACGTCGAAACCCTGCAGGCGCTGGAAGCCGCGCTCGAAGATTTCGCGGGCTGCGCGGTCATCATCTCGCACGACCGCTTCTTCCTCGACCGTCTCTGCACGCATATCCTGGCCTTCGAGGGCGACGCCCATGTCGAATGGTTCGAAGGCAACTTCGAGGATTACGAAGCCGACAAGATCCGCCGCCTCGGCCCGGATTCGGTCGAGCCAAAGCGGGTGAAGTATAAGAAGTTCACGCGGTAAGATTTGAAAGAAGACCAAGGGGGCGTTAGCCCCCTTTTTTATTGGGTGTTGTTTATGAAGAAAGTGATTGTTTTCGGAAATGGCTTAGGACGCGCGATCGATAATGACTTCTATTCATTGACGCGTGTGCTGCGGCAATCTTGGGCGGACGATGATGTCGTCAGTCGTGAGTATAAGCGCTTAATCTCCAACTGCTTGAACAACGGGGTTTTCGAGTGCGACGAACCGCCAGCCCCGACCAAAGAAGACGAGCTCTCAGATCTTCAGCGAGTGATAGATGCCTGCGATACGATCCTGCAGTTTGAAGCAGAGGACGGGGAGGAGGATGTTGGGTGGCTGACCGATTACGGGCGAAAATTCCCGGCCGCGATCCGACGGTATTTCCACCACGCGGCCAGTCAGTTTCACGATCCAGACCGACGCTTACCTGAGGAGTTTGCCAAGAGCCTGAGGGCTTGGGTCATCCGTGACCGTCCAACCGTCGCAACGCTCAACTATGACGACCTGCTTTACGAATGCTTCACCGAAACTCGCGTCTTCAAAGAGCATATGCTGCGCGACGGATTTCTAGGCGGCAAATTCGACATCGAGCGCCATGAGAAGCTGTATAATCCCAAGACCGAAGGATGGTTTCTTCATCTTCACGGATCGCCTCTTTTCGTTAACCGTCAAAACGCGGCTTGCAAGATTACCAGAGCGAAGCTGGCGGAGTATCGCGGCGAAAGCAGTGTCCATCTTGTGTTGACCAATGCGGATGCAAAGCCCGGCGTTATCTTCGGCTCAGAGATCCTTCGAGCATATTGGCTAAAGTTTGAAGCTTTGGTTCAGCGCGCTGAGGAAATCACCTTGTTCGGTTATGGAGGCGGTGACCTTCACTTGAATTCTCTTCTTGCTCGGACCGGGCCGCAGCAAACGATCAGAGTCATATGCCGAGCCGGCGCGCGTGACGACGAGGCCTGTCGTGCCGAATGGGTCGAACGCCTCACACCGAAGCCTGCGAAGCTCATTGATGTAATTCCCTGCGAGAACGTCCTGATGTTCAATGAATGGTAGATCCTTCGCGTGATCGGCGGCTATTTTGTGACGGGTACCTATAGGTTATCCCCATGCTCCGCCTCGCCACCCCCTCCGATCTCTCCTTCATCCGCGCCCTCTGGCGGCGGCCCGGCAATGAGATGTTTCTCGCCCCCGAGGAAGCGGGCGAGCTCGAGGAGGCGCTTGAGTACGATCATCTCGTGATCTGGGAGCGGGCGGGGGCACCTTTGGGCTTTGCGCTGCTCACGCGCTGGGTTCTGGGCAGCTATGCGGTCTCGGCCTTGGCGATCACCGCGCCGGGGCAGGGCGAGGGGACGCGGTTTCTCGCGGCGCTCCTTGATTGGCTTTTCGCCGAGCCTGAGGCCCATCGCATCGCGCTGGACACCACCGTCGACAATGGCCCGGCGCTGCGGCTTTTCGAGAAGCTCGGCTTTCAGCGCGAGGGGCTTTATCGCGAATGCTGGAAGCGTCCCGATGGGCGGCGGGTGGATTGCGTCGCTTTGGCGATCCTGCGACGGGAATGGCAGGGCCACGGCTGAGGCCGCCTAAAACACCCGACCGTGAAAACCCGGCGGGCGCTTGGCGATCCAGGCCACGAAACGCGCGATCCGGGGATCGGCCTGCAACGCGGCAATCGTGTTGTAGCGCCGCGCGAGCTCGGTTTCCGAGAAGGTCGCATGGATCGTCTTGTGGCAGATGTGGTGCAAAAGCACCGTCTCGCCGCCCTTGCCGCCGCGCAGCTTCGGGATCAGGTGATGGCGGCTTTGCGGGGTGCCTGCGGGGATCTCGCGGGCGCAGAGCGGGCAGATCGGAACCGGCCCGCTCATCGGCGCTCGCTCAGGCCCATTCCCAAGGCCGGGTGAATTCCCCGAGCTTTTGCTTGACCGCCGCCTCATCCGTGGCCGGGCCGCGTTTGAGTTTGGCGACAAGGCCGCGTTTCTTGTCTTCGACAACATCGACCACCTGCGCGCCGGTCTCGGCCAGAGCGGCATTATAGACGCGGGTGATCGCCATCTTGCGCAGGTCGGGCTTGAAGATCTTGCCCACGGCGGTTTTCGGCAGCTCCGGCAGAACTTCCAGATATTTCGGCACGGCGGCGCGCTCCGAGATATGGCTGCGCGCCCAGTCCAGCAGCTCATCGACGGTGGCATTCGCCCCGGCGACCAGCTCGATATAGCAGCAGGGCAATTCGCCCGCGAAAGCGTCGGGCTGGCCAATCGCGCCGGCGAAAGCGACCTTGGGATTGGTCATCATCGCCTCTTCGATCTCGGCCGGGTCGATATTGTGCCCGCCGCGGATGATGAGATCCTTGGCGCGGCCGGTGATCCAGAGATAGCCATCCGGGTCGAGCCGCCCGAGATCGCCGGTGCGCAGGAAGCGGCCTTCGGCAAAGAGATCG
This window encodes:
- the rimO gene encoding 30S ribosomal protein S12 methylthiotransferase RimO; protein product: MSANPSNLNPPNLRPDLAKAAVPDERRAGQPTIGMVSLGCPKALVDSERILTRLRAEGYAISPDYTGADAVIVNTCGFLDSAKAESLEAIGEALAENGKVIVTGCLGAEPEFITGAHPSVLAVTGPQQYEQVLDAVHGAVPPSPDPFIDLLPASGVKLTPRHYSYLKISEGCNHACKFCIIPDMRGKLVSRPAHAVVREAEKLVAAGVKELLVISQDTSAYGLDRKYAEERGHRAHITDLARDLGSLGAWVRLHYVYPYPHVRDLIPLMADGLILPYLDIPFQHAHRDVLKRMARPAASAKTLDEIAAWRDVCPDITLRSTFIVGYPGETEAEFQYLLDWLDEAQLDRVGCFQYENVKGARANLLPDHVPDEVKQERFERFMEKAQAISEAKLAAKVGSRIEVIVDSVDEEGATCRTKADAPEIDGNLFIDEGFEQLSPGDIVSVTVDEAGEYDLWGTL
- a CDS encoding sulfotransferase family protein, coding for MKWDAEGKPKKPTIIGIGAQKAGTTWLSQMLGQHPGVWAPPLKEIQYFNYLHNPEHRDWLPWHFRRGKANIEKRYATRGEEMPGVVSQYLSRITRDPMFTRHWYKQVFAPAPEGTQPMDVTPEYSTLPEDGVAEVAKFLPEARFIYIIRHPVDRAISQMKMNITRAGRKPASLEDWLREIEDPVLADRGDYQSYLPRWTAHFGPDRLLVLPFGMIEKAPLEFMRRIEAFLGLPEFSYQGLRSKVFAAKTGLSVPDAARARLRAQFEPQFAFLEETFGQDFMARIR
- the ettA gene encoding energy-dependent translational throttle protein EttA, with translation MASYQFVYHMDGVSKAYAGGKKVFENIRLNFLPGVKIGVVGVNGAGKSSLLRIMAGIDKDFTGEAWAAKGATVGYLPQEPALDPQLNVRGNVMEGVKAKQAKLDRYNELAMNYSDETADEMAKLQDEIDAENLWDLDSQIDIAMEALRCPPDDADVESLSGGERRRVALCKLLLEQPDMLLLDEPTNHLDAETIAWLQKHLIEYPGTILTVTHDRYFLDDITSWILELDRGRGIPYEGNYSAWLEQKAKRLAQESREDKAKQKTLERELEWIRAGAKARQAKQKARINAYNEMAGQSEREKLANAQIIIPNGERLGNKVIEVEGLKKAMGDKLLIENLTFSLPPGGIVGVIGPNGAGKSTLFKMLTGNEAPDEGTISYGDTVQFSYVDQSRDALDANKTVWEEISGGAELIDLGDAQVNSRAYCSSFNFKGGDQQKKVGLLSGGERNRVHMAKLLKAGGNVLLLDEPTNDLDVETLQALEAALEDFAGCAVIISHDRFFLDRLCTHILAFEGDAHVEWFEGNFEDYEADKIRRLGPDSVEPKRVKYKKFTR
- a CDS encoding DUF4917 family protein; protein product: MKKVIVFGNGLGRAIDNDFYSLTRVLRQSWADDDVVSREYKRLISNCLNNGVFECDEPPAPTKEDELSDLQRVIDACDTILQFEAEDGEEDVGWLTDYGRKFPAAIRRYFHHAASQFHDPDRRLPEEFAKSLRAWVIRDRPTVATLNYDDLLYECFTETRVFKEHMLRDGFLGGKFDIERHEKLYNPKTEGWFLHLHGSPLFVNRQNAACKITRAKLAEYRGESSVHLVLTNADAKPGVIFGSEILRAYWLKFEALVQRAEEITLFGYGGGDLHLNSLLARTGPQQTIRVICRAGARDDEACRAEWVERLTPKPAKLIDVIPCENVLMFNEW
- a CDS encoding GNAT family N-acetyltransferase; amino-acid sequence: MLRLATPSDLSFIRALWRRPGNEMFLAPEEAGELEEALEYDHLVIWERAGAPLGFALLTRWVLGSYAVSALAITAPGQGEGTRFLAALLDWLFAEPEAHRIALDTTVDNGPALRLFEKLGFQREGLYRECWKRPDGRRVDCVALAILRREWQGHG
- a CDS encoding HNH endonuclease family protein, with the protein product MSGPVPICPLCAREIPAGTPQSRHHLIPKLRGGKGGETVLLHHICHKTIHATFSETELARRYNTIAALQADPRIARFVAWIAKRPPGFHGRVF